A single Sorex araneus isolate mSorAra2 chromosome 8, mSorAra2.pri, whole genome shotgun sequence DNA region contains:
- the CNFN gene encoding cornifelin isoform X1 produces the protein MQFEMQECRVKGKAMSYPVTSQPQCASTCYQTQASDWHTGLTDCCNDMPVCLCGTFAPMCLACRISDDFGECCCAPYLPGGLHSLRTGMRERYCIQGSIGHDWAALTFCLPCALCQMARELKIRQ, from the exons ATGCAGTTCGAGATGCAGGagtgccgcgtgaaaggcaaag CCATGTCCTACCCAGTGACCAGCCAGCCCCAGTGTGCCAGCACCTGCTACCAGACACAGGCCAGCGACTGGCACACGGGGCTCACGGACTGCTGCAACGACATGCCCGTCT gtCTTTGTGGCACGTTTGCGCCCATGTGCCTGGCCTGTCGCATCTCTGACGACTTCGGCGAGTGCTGCTGCGCGCCCTACCTGCCCGGCGGCCTGCACTCGCTCCGCACCGGCATGCGCGAGCGCTACTGCATCCAG gGCTCCATCGGGCACGACTGGGCGGCGCTCACGTTTTGTCTTCCCTGCGCATTGTGTCAGATGGCGCGGGAACTGAAGATCCGACAATAA
- the CNFN gene encoding cornifelin isoform X2 → MSYPVTSQPQCASTCYQTQASDWHTGLTDCCNDMPVCLCGTFAPMCLACRISDDFGECCCAPYLPGGLHSLRTGMRERYCIQGSIGHDWAALTFCLPCALCQMARELKIRQ, encoded by the exons ATGTCCTACCCAGTGACCAGCCAGCCCCAGTGTGCCAGCACCTGCTACCAGACACAGGCCAGCGACTGGCACACGGGGCTCACGGACTGCTGCAACGACATGCCCGTCT gtCTTTGTGGCACGTTTGCGCCCATGTGCCTGGCCTGTCGCATCTCTGACGACTTCGGCGAGTGCTGCTGCGCGCCCTACCTGCCCGGCGGCCTGCACTCGCTCCGCACCGGCATGCGCGAGCGCTACTGCATCCAG gGCTCCATCGGGCACGACTGGGCGGCGCTCACGTTTTGTCTTCCCTGCGCATTGTGTCAGATGGCGCGGGAACTGAAGATCCGACAATAA